A section of the Anabaena cylindrica PCC 7122 genome encodes:
- a CDS encoding DUF2382 domain-containing protein produces MVLYKLEDFDPQYRDTFEGNDIKGLGVYTDRTDEKIGTVHDALVDEEGNFRYLVIDLGFWIFGKKVLLPIGRSRIDYNTKRVYAIGLTREQAENLPEFNERLTTDYDYEEQVRGVYRNPQHRTSTVESPTPLESPTPVESFTGVGTTPARTTPTYNRDTYRYEQEPDLFDLNEQNNQNLKLYQERLITSKHRRKMGDVTVGKHVETETARVSVPVERERVVVERVTPEDAGRTVASGEASFREGEIARVEIYEETPEIRKEAFVREEVRVKKVVEQDTVETQATVRREELDVNAPNLPIEER; encoded by the coding sequence ATGGTTCTTTACAAATTAGAAGATTTTGATCCTCAGTACCGCGATACTTTTGAAGGTAATGACATTAAGGGTTTAGGAGTATATACAGATAGAACAGATGAAAAAATAGGTACTGTACATGATGCTTTAGTTGATGAAGAAGGAAACTTTCGTTATTTAGTAATTGACTTAGGCTTCTGGATCTTTGGAAAGAAAGTTTTGCTGCCGATTGGACGTAGCCGCATCGACTATAATACTAAACGTGTTTATGCCATTGGCTTGACAAGAGAGCAAGCGGAAAATTTACCTGAGTTTAACGAACGTCTAACAACAGATTACGACTATGAGGAACAGGTACGTGGAGTATATCGCAATCCCCAGCACCGCACCTCAACTGTAGAATCACCAACACCCCTAGAATCACCAACACCTGTAGAATCATTCACAGGGGTAGGAACAACCCCCGCCAGAACTACACCAACGTACAACCGTGATACTTATCGCTACGAACAGGAACCCGATTTGTTTGATTTAAATGAGCAAAATAATCAAAATCTGAAATTGTATCAAGAGCGGCTAATTACCAGCAAACATCGCCGCAAAATGGGGGATGTTACTGTTGGTAAGCACGTAGAAACTGAAACTGCACGAGTATCAGTACCAGTGGAAAGAGAACGCGTTGTTGTTGAACGTGTGACACCTGAAGATGCTGGTAGAACCGTAGCTTCTGGTGAAGCCAGCTTCCGAGAAGGTGAAATAGCTCGCGTGGAAATTTACGAAGAAACACCAGAAATTCGTAAAGAAGCATTTGTCCGTGAAGAAGTTAGAGTTAAAAAAGTTGTAGAGCAAGACACAGTTGAAACTCAAGCAACTGTGCGTCGTGAAGAATTAGATGTGAATGCGCCTAATCTACCTATTGAAGAACGATAA
- a CDS encoding DUF2382 domain-containing protein — protein MIEYLNSETPGEQQEKDLSIDKQEKIIPLLEERLFVDHSKHKIGEVIVRKQIETQMIQIPIRREKLIIEQVSPEHKQLAEIDLNEREISEILTAAKTSEVTNFESGLIVSGEFSSPKIASLLLNAINLEKNQGCQHIKISILVENESQQQRYQEWFNRCTSS, from the coding sequence ATGATTGAATATTTAAATTCAGAAACACCTGGCGAACAACAAGAAAAAGATCTTTCCATAGACAAGCAAGAAAAAATTATTCCTCTTCTAGAAGAAAGATTGTTTGTTGATCATAGCAAACACAAAATTGGAGAGGTCATTGTTCGCAAACAAATCGAAACTCAGATGATACAAATTCCCATCCGTCGGGAAAAATTGATTATTGAACAAGTAAGCCCAGAACACAAACAACTAGCCGAGATAGATTTAAATGAAAGAGAGATTTCGGAAATTTTAACGGCTGCAAAAACATCGGAAGTGACTAATTTTGAAAGTGGTTTAATTGTTAGTGGAGAGTTCAGTTCACCAAAAATTGCCAGCTTACTTTTAAATGCTATCAACCTAGAAAAAAATCAGGGTTGCCAGCACATAAAAATATCAATTCTCGTAGAAAATGAATCTCAGCAACAAAGATATCAAGAATGGTTTAATCGTTGTACTTCTAGTTAG
- a CDS encoding MFS transporter: protein MNRNFWITALIAFVNSLSLTILIPIIYLYGKQFGLSDFQTSLLFSIYSIAQFFATPVIGKLSDRFGRKPLLIISLAGTVIANCIAGTATTASLLFFARFLDGITGGNASVAQAVISDITSPKDRAHAFGIYGAAMGLGFVLGPAISLLAQQKSLGTAFLVSAGVALVALLMTIFFLPETLKNKATKSSNIFDLGLGNLVKGLVMPGVGILLFINFLTGTTFTMFTYAFQPYFIKVLAQTSQSLTLLFLVFGTLGVIMQTWGVSVMIKKFDVVKILFLGLFFRSLSFALMPVWPNITYFITISILFSLFNSLVQPMISTLISLNAKPDLQGTVLGLNASYLSISNGIGPVIAGLIVKQSDPITYGYPLYLAGGLTFLVLAFAIYNQKRYTPSNL, encoded by the coding sequence ATGAATCGCAATTTTTGGATTACTGCTTTAATTGCCTTTGTTAACTCCCTGAGTCTGACGATTTTAATTCCTATTATCTATCTTTATGGCAAACAATTTGGTCTGAGCGATTTCCAAACCAGTTTATTATTTTCTATTTACTCTATAGCTCAATTTTTTGCAACTCCTGTCATTGGCAAACTTTCTGATCGTTTTGGCAGGAAGCCTTTATTAATAATAAGTTTAGCCGGGACTGTCATTGCCAACTGTATAGCTGGAACGGCAACAACTGCAAGCCTGTTATTTTTTGCACGATTTTTGGATGGGATCACCGGTGGTAATGCTTCTGTAGCTCAAGCAGTAATTTCTGATATTACCAGTCCCAAGGATCGCGCCCATGCATTTGGTATTTATGGGGCTGCAATGGGTTTAGGTTTCGTTTTAGGCCCAGCTATCAGTTTATTAGCACAGCAAAAGTCTTTGGGAACTGCATTTTTAGTTTCTGCTGGAGTTGCGCTTGTGGCTTTGTTGATGACTATTTTCTTCTTACCCGAAACTCTCAAAAATAAAGCTACAAAATCTAGTAATATATTCGATTTAGGTTTAGGAAATTTAGTCAAGGGTTTAGTAATGCCAGGAGTTGGCATTTTACTATTTATTAATTTCTTAACTGGCACGACTTTTACTATGTTTACATATGCTTTTCAACCTTACTTCATCAAGGTTTTAGCTCAAACTAGCCAGTCTTTAACACTCCTGTTTTTAGTCTTTGGCACATTAGGCGTAATTATGCAAACTTGGGGTGTGTCTGTGATGATCAAGAAATTTGATGTAGTTAAAATTTTGTTTTTAGGTCTATTTTTTCGTAGTCTGTCATTTGCATTAATGCCAGTTTGGCCAAATATTACCTATTTTATAACTATCAGTATCTTATTTTCCCTGTTTAATTCTCTCGTACAGCCAATGATTAGCACTTTAATTTCTCTCAATGCTAAACCTGATCTTCAGGGAACTGTATTGGGTTTAAATGCTTCTTATTTAAGTATTTCTAATGGTATTGGGCCTGTAATTGCCGGACTGATTGTCAAACAATCTGACCCCATCACCTATGGCTATCCTTTATATTTAGCAGGAGGACTAACATTTTTAGTTTTAGCTTTTGCAATATATAACCAAAAAAGATATACACCTAGTAATTTATAA
- a CDS encoding ion channel: protein MKFRHKKPSQKHQQPIIPRVHIQVRNGQFEIMGMGVWHSYWRDPYHLLLTIPWSGFLLLICIFYVAINTLFALAYRLGGDCIANAQPGSFLDAFFFSVQTLASIGYGAMYPTTTYANIIVTIEAMIGVVGIAVMTGLAFARFSRPTARVMFSRVAVIMSQEGLPTLLFRTANQRRNMILEAQIRLYLMRDEVNQDGGSLRKIHDLKLVRSQTPNFSLSWTIMHIIDESSPLFGMTSESLVKTQSLLMVSVSGIDETVAQVVHARHSYAANDILWNSRFVDIMHRTPDGHRYVDYNYFHDVLPVNEVIR from the coding sequence ATGAAATTTAGACACAAAAAACCTTCGCAAAAGCACCAACAGCCTATAATTCCACGAGTTCACATTCAAGTTCGTAATGGACAATTTGAAATTATGGGTATGGGTGTATGGCATTCATACTGGCGTGATCCTTATCATTTGCTGCTAACTATTCCTTGGTCTGGCTTCTTGCTCCTAATTTGTATTTTTTATGTAGCTATTAATACTCTATTTGCCTTAGCCTATAGATTAGGAGGAGATTGTATTGCTAATGCTCAACCTGGTTCTTTTCTAGATGCCTTTTTTTTTAGTGTGCAAACCTTGGCATCTATTGGTTATGGTGCAATGTATCCAACAACAACTTATGCCAATATCATAGTCACTATTGAGGCGATGATTGGTGTGGTGGGAATTGCTGTGATGACAGGATTAGCTTTTGCTCGTTTTTCCCGACCAACTGCCCGTGTGATGTTTAGCCGTGTAGCGGTAATTATGTCACAGGAAGGATTACCCACTCTATTATTTCGTACCGCAAATCAGCGCCGCAATATGATTTTAGAGGCACAGATACGGCTGTATTTAATGCGTGATGAAGTAAATCAAGATGGAGGGTCTTTACGGAAAATTCATGATCTCAAGTTAGTCAGAAGCCAAACACCTAATTTCTCTTTATCTTGGACAATTATGCATATCATTGATGAATCTAGCCCTTTGTTTGGGATGACATCAGAATCACTAGTTAAAACACAATCCTTGCTAATGGTTTCTGTTAGTGGTATTGATGAAACTGTGGCGCAGGTTGTCCATGCTCGTCATAGTTATGCTGCTAATGATATTTTATGGAATAGTAGATTTGTTGATATTATGCACCGGACTCCGGATGGACATCGCTACGTTGATTATAATTATTTTCACGATGTATTACCTGTGAATGAAGTTATTCGGTAG
- a CDS encoding aldose 1-epimerase, translating to MFTISIEQQQYKTYILSDDSAGTQIEVVPERGGIITRWRIQDQEVFYLDTERFTHPDLSVRGGNPILFPLCGNLPDNTYTVNGKQYTIKQHGFARDLPWEATEQKTDGKASLTVVLKSNDETKAVYPFDFELAFTYELQGNTLVVRQEYKNLSSTPMPFSAGFHPYFLCGDKSQIDVEIPSVQYQDNKTKEFNAFNGKFDFNQDEIDFAFGGLTSKSASVTDNSRKLKLTLDYDDFSTWLVFWTVKGKEFYCLEPWSATRNAFNTGENLTVLAPGASCTASFQLTANFF from the coding sequence ATGTTTACCATCTCCATTGAACAGCAACAATACAAAACCTACATTCTTTCTGATGATAGTGCTGGTACACAAATAGAAGTTGTACCTGAACGGGGTGGTATTATTACCCGTTGGCGTATTCAAGATCAAGAAGTCTTTTATTTAGATACTGAACGCTTTACCCATCCAGATTTGAGCGTCAGAGGTGGAAATCCGATTTTATTTCCTCTTTGCGGTAACTTACCAGATAATACTTACACCGTTAACGGTAAACAGTACACTATCAAACAACATGGTTTTGCTCGTGACTTACCTTGGGAAGCAACTGAGCAAAAAACTGATGGTAAAGCTAGTTTGACCGTCGTTCTCAAAAGTAACGACGAAACCAAAGCGGTTTATCCTTTTGACTTTGAACTGGCTTTCACCTACGAATTACAGGGTAATACCTTAGTAGTACGTCAAGAGTATAAAAATCTGTCATCCACACCAATGCCCTTCTCGGCTGGTTTCCATCCCTATTTTCTCTGCGGTGATAAATCTCAGATAGATGTGGAAATTCCTTCCGTGCAGTATCAAGACAATAAAACCAAAGAATTTAACGCTTTTAACGGCAAATTTGACTTTAACCAAGATGAAATTGATTTTGCCTTTGGAGGGTTAACTAGTAAATCTGCATCTGTGACAGATAACAGCCGTAAATTAAAGCTAACCTTAGATTATGATGATTTCTCTACCTGGCTAGTTTTCTGGACAGTGAAAGGGAAAGAATTCTACTGTCTAGAGCCTTGGAGTGCTACCCGCAACGCCTTCAACACCGGGGAAAATCTGACTGTGTTAGCACCAGGAGCTAGTTGCACAGCCTCTTTCCAGTTAACAGCAAATTTTTTCTAG
- the pdhA gene encoding pyruvate dehydrogenase (acetyl-transferring) E1 component subunit alpha — protein sequence MVQERTLPTFDAATVQITKAEGLGLYEDMILGRFFEDKCAEMYYRGKMFGFVHLYNGQEAVSSGIIKGAMRPGEDFVSSTYRDHVHALSAGVPAKEVMAELFGKATGCSKGRGGSMHMFSAEHRLLGGYAFVAEGIPVAAGAAFQSKYRREVLGDKNADQVTACFFGDGAANNGQFFETLNMAALWKLPILFVVENNKWAIGMAHERATSQPEIYKKASVFNMVGVEVDGMDVLAVRQVAQEAVARARAGEGPTLIEAMTYRFRGHSLADPDELRSKEEKEFWFARDPIKKLAAYLLEKKLADEAELKGVEKKIQDIIDEAVKFAETSPEPDPSELYRFIFAEDV from the coding sequence ATGGTTCAAGAACGCACGTTACCCACATTTGATGCTGCCACCGTCCAAATTACCAAAGCCGAAGGCTTAGGCTTATACGAAGACATGATCCTCGGTCGCTTTTTTGAAGATAAATGCGCCGAAATGTATTATAGAGGAAAAATGTTTGGTTTTGTCCACCTGTACAACGGTCAAGAAGCCGTTTCCAGCGGCATCATCAAAGGAGCAATGCGACCCGGTGAAGACTTCGTTTCCAGCACCTACCGCGACCACGTTCATGCTTTGAGCGCAGGAGTGCCAGCAAAAGAAGTAATGGCAGAATTATTTGGTAAAGCCACAGGTTGCAGCAAAGGGCGCGGTGGTTCTATGCATATGTTTTCTGCCGAACACCGCCTATTAGGTGGCTATGCGTTCGTAGCAGAAGGTATTCCCGTTGCAGCTGGTGCAGCATTTCAAAGCAAATACCGCCGGGAAGTACTAGGAGACAAAAACGCCGACCAAGTAACAGCGTGTTTCTTTGGAGATGGTGCAGCTAACAACGGTCAATTTTTCGAGACATTAAACATGGCAGCACTATGGAAACTGCCAATCCTGTTTGTGGTAGAAAATAATAAATGGGCGATCGGCATGGCTCACGAACGGGCAACTTCCCAACCCGAAATTTACAAAAAAGCCAGCGTGTTTAACATGGTAGGCGTAGAAGTAGACGGAATGGACGTTCTCGCAGTCCGTCAAGTAGCTCAAGAAGCCGTAGCCCGCGCTCGTGCTGGAGAAGGCCCCACCCTCATAGAAGCCATGACCTATCGTTTCCGTGGTCACTCTCTAGCCGACCCAGACGAACTCCGCAGCAAAGAAGAAAAAGAATTCTGGTTTGCCCGCGACCCCATTAAAAAATTAGCTGCTTACTTGCTGGAGAAAAAACTAGCAGACGAAGCAGAATTAAAAGGCGTTGAAAAGAAAATTCAAGATATCATCGACGAAGCTGTGAAATTCGCCGAAACCAGCCCCGAACCAGACCCAAGCGAGTTATATCGCTTCATATTTGCAGAAGACGTTTAA
- a CDS encoding IMS domain-containing protein, protein MRIPLDYYRILGLPLAASEEQLRQAYSDRIVQLPRREYSITAISSRKQLIEEAYVVLSDSKERSRYDQIYLAHAYDPDRAAHTSGLENRAENNSRNHDVQSLSIEIAPEELVGALLLLQELGEYELVLKLGRPYLVNKNGVGVKVGSHRSGEEYSASPELSDIILTVALACLELGREQWQQNHYENAAISLETGEELLMREGIFPSVQSEIAADLCKLRPYRILELLALPQEKTKERRQGLELLQNILEERGGIDGAGNDQSGLNIDDFLRFIQQLRNHLTVTEQHKLFEAESKRPSAVATYLAVYALIARGFTQRQPALIRQAKQMLIRLGKRQDVHLEQSLCALLLGQTEEATRVLELSQEYEALAIIREKSQDSPDLLPGLCLYCEQWLQQEVFPHFRDLVRKQASLKDYFADAQVQAYLEALPTDSQTTHEWSAINNQPLTPPPINSPRYHNHNHATTRPINHTPDPELAEPVSREVPESGHFSLPRWHTSPRPNGSQTPEMPGEHSPTAEVVAKGNHQHMNVPTQTTAPGQLQKRKRRKPTAANNRGVGEYRPSQSRPRRTFAHSLDAKTRLVWMVFLSLGGLLVFWLLVSTAFGWLNNLFFPRPSLQGEPLAIELSQPPISIPDPNSEPEVAEGILTNAIAQEVIQTWLSTKAAALGPNHEINRLDQILTGSALSQWRLIVQQDIKDSRYRTYEHDLKVEFVNQIPSVADNAVVEATVKEVTQFFELGQNKKSSQERLRVRYDLIRKEGTWRIQGMSVVQNLGVSQ, encoded by the coding sequence GTGCGAATTCCGCTCGATTACTACCGAATTTTAGGATTACCGTTAGCGGCAAGTGAAGAGCAATTGCGGCAAGCATACAGCGATCGCATTGTTCAATTGCCCAGACGCGAGTATTCAATTACAGCCATCTCTTCTCGTAAACAACTCATAGAAGAAGCTTACGTGGTTTTATCAGATTCCAAAGAACGCAGCAGGTATGACCAGATTTATCTCGCCCACGCTTATGATCCAGATCGGGCAGCACATACATCTGGATTAGAAAATCGCGCCGAAAACAACAGCCGTAATCACGATGTTCAAAGTCTCAGCATCGAAATTGCCCCTGAGGAATTAGTTGGTGCTTTATTACTCCTGCAAGAGTTAGGGGAATACGAACTAGTACTCAAATTAGGTCGTCCATACCTGGTCAATAAAAATGGAGTCGGTGTCAAAGTCGGTAGTCATCGATCCGGCGAGGAATACTCAGCTAGTCCTGAACTGTCAGATATTATTCTCACAGTGGCTTTAGCTTGCCTAGAACTAGGACGTGAACAATGGCAGCAAAATCATTATGAAAATGCGGCCATATCTTTAGAAACCGGGGAAGAATTATTAATGCGCGAAGGCATATTCCCTAGCGTGCAATCAGAAATTGCAGCGGATCTTTGTAAGTTGCGACCATATCGCATTCTGGAGTTACTAGCACTACCTCAAGAGAAGACTAAGGAACGCCGTCAAGGCTTGGAATTATTACAGAATATTTTAGAAGAACGGGGCGGAATTGATGGCGCTGGCAATGATCAATCCGGCTTAAATATAGATGATTTTCTCAGATTTATTCAGCAGTTACGCAATCATTTAACAGTTACAGAACAACATAAACTATTTGAAGCCGAAAGCAAGCGCCCCTCCGCAGTTGCTACATATTTAGCAGTCTATGCCTTAATCGCCAGGGGTTTTACCCAACGTCAACCAGCTTTAATTCGCCAAGCCAAGCAAATGCTGATTCGTCTGGGTAAACGCCAAGATGTGCATTTAGAACAATCCCTATGTGCTTTGTTATTGGGACAAACCGAAGAAGCCACTCGTGTTTTAGAATTAAGTCAAGAATATGAAGCCTTAGCGATTATTCGGGAAAAATCCCAAGATTCGCCAGACTTGCTACCAGGACTTTGTTTGTACTGTGAACAGTGGTTACAACAAGAGGTATTTCCTCACTTTCGGGATTTAGTCAGAAAGCAAGCTTCTTTAAAAGATTACTTTGCTGATGCCCAGGTACAAGCTTATTTAGAAGCTTTACCAACGGATAGCCAAACAACTCATGAATGGTCTGCAATTAACAACCAACCTTTAACCCCACCACCAATAAATAGTCCCCGTTATCACAACCATAACCATGCAACTACTCGACCTATTAATCACACACCTGATCCTGAGTTAGCAGAACCAGTCAGCCGTGAAGTACCCGAATCTGGACATTTCTCCCTACCTCGATGGCATACTTCACCTAGACCTAATGGTAGTCAAACACCAGAAATGCCTGGAGAACATTCGCCGACAGCGGAAGTAGTAGCCAAAGGAAATCATCAGCATATGAATGTCCCTACTCAGACAACTGCACCCGGTCAACTTCAAAAGCGGAAACGACGCAAGCCAACTGCGGCTAACAATCGAGGTGTTGGGGAATATCGTCCATCTCAATCTCGACCAAGGCGCACTTTTGCTCACAGCTTAGATGCAAAAACCCGCTTAGTTTGGATGGTTTTCTTGTCTTTGGGGGGTTTATTAGTTTTTTGGTTACTAGTTTCCACAGCTTTTGGATGGTTAAACAATCTGTTTTTCCCTAGACCATCTTTACAGGGCGAACCTTTGGCTATAGAACTAAGTCAACCACCGATTAGCATTCCTGACCCCAATAGCGAACCAGAAGTAGCTGAGGGTATATTAACAAATGCGATCGCTCAAGAAGTAATTCAAACTTGGCTATCTACCAAAGCCGCAGCCTTGGGCCCCAATCATGAAATTAATCGTTTAGATCAGATTTTGACTGGTTCAGCTCTATCACAATGGCGGCTAATTGTCCAGCAAGATATCAAAGACAGCCGCTATCGCACGTATGAGCATGATTTGAAGGTCGAATTTGTTAATCAGATTCCTAGTGTTGCAGATAACGCTGTGGTAGAAGCTACAGTTAAGGAAGTTACGCAATTTTTTGAACTGGGTCAGAATAAAAAGTCTTCTCAGGAACGGTTGCGAGTGCGTTATGATTTGATTCGCAAAGAAGGTACATGGCGAATTCAGGGTATGTCCGTTGTGCAAAATCTCGGTGTGAGTCAATAG
- the argS gene encoding arginine--tRNA ligase, giving the protein MNATQEQLKLKLAQALVAAFGADYTGVDPILVSASNPKFGDFQANVALSLSKKLGMQPRAIASAIVEKLDISDICEPPEIAGPGFINLKLQTSYLEAQLNAIKADPRLGVPKAKNPQKEIVDFSSPNIAKEMHVGHLRSTIIGDCIARILEFRGHDVLRLNHVGDWGTQFGMLITYLREVSPAALTTADALDIGDLVNFYRQAKQRFDADADFQETARQEVVRLQAGAEDTLHAWKLLCEQSRKEFQIIYDLLNVKLIERGESFYNSFLSAVVEDLETSGLLVENQGAKCVFLDGFTNREGEPLPLIVQKSDGGYNYATTDLASLRYRIQKDQAKRIIYVTDSGQTNHFAQFMQVAKKANWIPDDVELVHVPFGLVLGDDGKKFKTRSGDTVRLRDLLDEAVSRTRADLEARLKEEGREETEEFINNVADVVGISAVKYADLSQNRTSNYVFSYDKMLALKGNTAPYMIYAYVRTQGISREGNIDFGNLGADAKIILREDTELTLAKHLLQLDEVISEVEQDLLPNRLCDYIYNLSDKFNKFYENCPVLKSEEPIRTSRLMLCDLTAKTLKLGLDLLGIKVLERM; this is encoded by the coding sequence ATGAACGCTACACAAGAACAACTTAAACTGAAATTAGCACAGGCTTTGGTAGCTGCGTTTGGCGCTGACTACACCGGGGTAGATCCGATTTTGGTGAGTGCGAGTAATCCTAAATTTGGTGACTTTCAAGCGAACGTGGCTTTATCCCTGAGTAAGAAATTGGGAATGCAACCGAGAGCGATCGCATCTGCTATTGTAGAAAAACTAGATATATCAGATATTTGCGAACCACCAGAAATCGCTGGGCCTGGTTTTATTAATTTAAAATTGCAAACATCCTACCTGGAAGCACAACTGAACGCAATTAAAGCAGATCCTCGGTTAGGAGTTCCCAAAGCCAAAAATCCCCAAAAGGAAATTGTCGATTTTTCCAGTCCGAATATTGCCAAAGAAATGCACGTCGGACACTTGCGGTCTACAATTATTGGTGATTGCATAGCCCGGATTTTAGAATTTCGTGGACATGATGTATTGCGGTTAAATCATGTCGGTGATTGGGGTACACAATTCGGGATGTTAATTACTTACTTGCGGGAAGTTTCCCCAGCAGCACTTACCACCGCTGACGCTTTAGATATTGGTGATTTAGTTAATTTTTATCGTCAAGCTAAACAAAGGTTTGATGCAGATGCGGATTTTCAAGAAACTGCACGTCAAGAAGTGGTCAGATTACAAGCAGGTGCAGAAGATACACTTCATGCTTGGAAATTATTATGTGAACAGTCACGAAAAGAGTTTCAAATAATTTATGATTTGCTGAATGTCAAATTAATTGAACGCGGAGAATCTTTTTATAACTCATTTTTATCAGCAGTTGTAGAAGACTTAGAAACATCTGGTTTATTAGTAGAAAACCAAGGTGCAAAATGTGTTTTCTTAGATGGTTTTACAAATAGAGAAGGTGAACCATTACCTTTAATTGTGCAAAAATCAGATGGTGGTTATAACTACGCCACCACAGATTTAGCATCCCTCCGTTACCGCATTCAAAAAGATCAAGCCAAACGGATAATTTATGTTACAGACTCAGGACAAACAAACCATTTTGCTCAATTTATGCAAGTAGCAAAAAAAGCAAATTGGATACCTGATGATGTAGAATTAGTTCACGTTCCCTTCGGTTTGGTTTTAGGAGATGACGGTAAGAAATTTAAAACTCGTTCTGGGGATACTGTAAGATTAAGAGATTTATTAGATGAAGCAGTTTCTCGCACTCGTGCAGATTTAGAAGCGAGATTAAAAGAAGAAGGTAGAGAAGAAACCGAAGAGTTTATTAATAATGTTGCTGACGTGGTTGGTATCAGTGCTGTCAAATATGCAGACTTAAGCCAAAATCGCACTAGCAATTATGTTTTTAGTTATGATAAGATGCTTGCTCTCAAAGGAAATACAGCACCTTATATGATATATGCTTATGTGAGGACTCAAGGCATTAGTCGAGAAGGTAATATTGACTTTGGTAATTTGGGAGCAGATGCTAAAATTATTCTCAGAGAAGATACAGAATTAACTTTAGCAAAACACTTATTACAACTTGATGAAGTGATTAGTGAAGTTGAACAAGATTTATTACCAAATCGTTTATGTGATTATATATATAATCTCAGCGATAAGTTTAACAAGTTCTATGAAAATTGTCCGGTGCTGAAATCTGAAGAACCAATCAGAACGTCGCGGTTGATGTTATGTGATTTGACAGCGAAAACGCTGAAACTCGGATTAGATTTATTGGGGATTAAGGTATTGGAGAGGATGTAG